The following proteins are co-located in the Nocardia bhagyanarayanae genome:
- a CDS encoding MFS transporter has translation MTELGTRPPGARPDGERAAWLAFAGCLIAVFMQMIDVTIVNTALPSLTEDLGASRSAQLLVVSGYSLAFACSLLTAARLGEMVGRRTMFLASVTAFTAASIWCGTAGTATELVIARVAQGVAGAGMAAQTIAILTATFPRERHQQVFALYGATAGFAGMLGPILGGALITADLWGLGWHTVFLMNLPLGLVAFALGWRYLRLGKPAERERLDLAGVALSTISLFALLYALAEIHQNGWRPVPFGVIVGAIAVGAVFLGYERSLARRARSPLVRLELFRDRAFALGAILVTTFFGLFTAFVFAVSITMQDELRFSPLRTGLAMTPFALGAGAGALASPFLVRRWGVRTLAAGIAVYGGCVAIGAVYLHLTGGAVNLALAVGPVFLSGLGVGLFGVQLQPLMLAALDQRSMAEASGVLPTIEQIGNAVGLALLSAMFFRAHTLAGSVTMLLAIAAVAIGMGALTLALPEPPEARDPASAS, from the coding sequence GTGACCGAGCTCGGCACCCGCCCGCCCGGCGCACGGCCGGACGGGGAGCGCGCGGCGTGGCTGGCCTTCGCCGGATGTCTGATCGCGGTGTTCATGCAGATGATCGACGTGACGATCGTCAACACGGCGCTGCCGAGCCTCACCGAGGATCTCGGCGCGTCGCGTTCGGCGCAGCTGCTCGTCGTCTCGGGCTATTCGCTGGCCTTCGCCTGCTCGCTGCTCACCGCGGCGCGGCTCGGCGAGATGGTGGGCCGCAGAACCATGTTCCTCGCCTCGGTGACCGCGTTCACCGCCGCGTCGATATGGTGCGGAACAGCCGGCACGGCAACGGAACTGGTGATCGCGCGGGTGGCGCAGGGCGTCGCGGGAGCGGGCATGGCGGCGCAGACCATCGCCATCCTGACCGCGACCTTCCCCCGCGAGCGGCACCAGCAGGTCTTCGCCCTCTACGGCGCGACGGCCGGGTTCGCGGGGATGCTCGGACCGATCCTCGGCGGGGCGCTCATCACCGCCGACCTGTGGGGGCTCGGCTGGCACACCGTCTTCCTGATGAACCTGCCACTCGGCCTCGTCGCGTTCGCCCTCGGTTGGCGCTATCTGCGCCTCGGCAAGCCCGCCGAACGCGAACGGCTCGACCTTGCCGGAGTGGCGCTGTCAACGATCAGCCTGTTCGCGCTGCTCTACGCGCTCGCCGAAATCCACCAGAACGGTTGGCGACCGGTTCCTTTCGGTGTCATCGTCGGCGCGATCGCGGTGGGCGCGGTCTTCCTCGGCTACGAGCGCAGTCTCGCGCGGCGAGCGCGCAGCCCCCTGGTACGGCTGGAGCTGTTCCGCGACCGGGCCTTCGCGCTCGGCGCGATCCTGGTGACGACGTTCTTCGGGCTGTTCACCGCGTTCGTCTTCGCCGTCTCGATCACGATGCAGGACGAGCTGCGGTTCTCGCCGCTGCGCACCGGTCTTGCCATGACGCCGTTCGCGCTCGGCGCGGGTGCGGGCGCGCTCGCCTCGCCGTTCCTCGTGCGCCGCTGGGGAGTTCGCACGCTCGCGGCCGGGATCGCGGTGTACGGCGGCTGCGTGGCGATCGGCGCGGTCTACCTGCACCTCACCGGCGGTGCGGTGAATCTCGCGCTGGCCGTCGGTCCGGTGTTCCTTTCCGGGCTCGGCGTCGGCCTGTTCGGCGTGCAACTGCAACCGCTGATGCTGGCGGCACTGGATCAGCGCAGCATGGCGGAAGCCTCCGGCGTGCTGCCCACCATCGAACAGATCGGCAACGCGGTCGGTCTCGCCCTGCTCAGCGCGATGTTCTTCCGCGCGCACACCCTGGCGGGCAGCGTCACCATGCTGCTGGCGATCGCCGCCGTCGCGATCGGCATGGGCGCGCTGACCCTGGCGCTGCCCGAGCCGCCCGAGGCCCGCGATCCGGCATCGGCGTCCTGA
- a CDS encoding condensation domain-containing protein: protein MVNFGLIDEWDPAPGRLISWVASADAVARAALAPVHPTPPSHQQEEYLQLAHRNAAADFRYSGLCVVTAEVPGTLDLDAMTRAVNAFLLRHDTFRSWFALASGQVRRHVMAPDVIDFVAVDHGDIDNAEAIREHVQKETPGPFQWDCFTFGVIQRADAATVYLAVDHLHTDGVAQYISCFDLAHLYAREMWGDTGALLQPASYLDYCAREREQSARLTPSSPGVRKWLELVRGNDGELPSFPLALGTGGDGYHRSAHLTVPLFDEAAARRFEQNCRANGAEFTGGIFAAAALAERELADSDYYFGMTPISTRSSLGELASVGWYVTLIPVAFPIGATATFARTVGRAQRAYDNGLRLMPVSFHRVLELVPADAGFRIEPGWSTPMISYVDARDFAGHEYFDIAHGGVYANRAASEEVLMWINRLPGGTSLSAIYPDTPVAHDSVRRYVTALRSVFVAASL from the coding sequence GTGGTCAATTTCGGGCTCATCGACGAGTGGGATCCGGCGCCGGGCCGACTGATCAGCTGGGTGGCGTCGGCCGACGCGGTGGCCCGCGCCGCGCTGGCGCCGGTCCACCCGACGCCGCCGTCGCACCAGCAGGAGGAGTATCTCCAGCTGGCGCACCGCAACGCGGCCGCGGACTTTCGCTACTCGGGCCTGTGCGTGGTGACCGCGGAGGTGCCCGGCACGCTCGACCTGGACGCCATGACGCGCGCGGTCAACGCGTTCTTGCTGCGGCACGACACCTTTCGCAGCTGGTTCGCCCTCGCGAGCGGGCAGGTCCGCAGGCACGTGATGGCGCCGGACGTGATCGATTTCGTCGCGGTCGACCACGGCGACATCGACAACGCCGAGGCGATCCGCGAGCACGTCCAGAAGGAGACGCCGGGTCCGTTCCAATGGGATTGCTTCACCTTCGGCGTGATCCAGCGCGCGGACGCCGCCACGGTATACCTCGCCGTGGACCATCTGCACACCGACGGTGTCGCGCAATACATTTCGTGCTTCGACCTCGCGCACCTCTACGCGCGGGAGATGTGGGGCGACACCGGCGCGCTGCTCCAGCCCGCCAGCTACCTCGACTACTGCGCCCGCGAACGCGAGCAGTCCGCGCGGCTCACGCCGTCGTCCCCCGGTGTGCGCAAATGGCTGGAGCTGGTCCGCGGCAACGACGGCGAATTACCGTCCTTCCCTTTGGCTCTCGGCACCGGCGGGGACGGCTACCACCGCAGCGCCCACCTCACCGTGCCGCTGTTCGACGAGGCCGCGGCGCGACGTTTCGAGCAGAACTGCCGCGCCAACGGCGCCGAGTTCACCGGCGGCATCTTCGCCGCCGCGGCGCTGGCCGAACGCGAATTGGCCGACAGCGACTACTACTTCGGCATGACGCCGATCAGCACGCGCTCCTCGCTCGGCGAACTCGCCTCCGTGGGTTGGTATGTGACGCTGATCCCCGTCGCGTTCCCGATCGGCGCGACGGCGACGTTCGCGCGCACGGTCGGCCGGGCGCAGCGCGCCTACGACAACGGCCTGCGGCTGATGCCGGTCTCCTTCCACCGGGTCCTCGAGCTCGTGCCCGCCGACGCGGGATTCCGGATCGAGCCCGGCTGGTCGACCCCGATGATCTCCTATGTCGACGCCCGCGACTTCGCCGGACACGAGTACTTCGACATCGCGCACGGCGGCGTCTACGCCAACCGCGCCGCCAGCGAGGAGGTGCTGATGTGGATCAACCGGCTGCCGGGCGGCACCTCGCTGAGCGCGATCTACCCGGACACCCCGGTCGCGCACGATTCGGTGCGCCGCTACGTCACCGCGCTGCGGAGCGTGTTCGTCGCCGCGTCGTTGTGA
- a CDS encoding helix-turn-helix domain-containing protein codes for MGAPDVRLSGESSFPRTNPGPDGGPTVLRMLLGGRLRRLREAAGISREDAGESIRGSHSKISRLELGRTGFRERDLVDLLALYGVTDPTEREEFLELARQANASGWWHRDNDWLPKWFDTYLGLEQAARLIRCYEPRAVPELLQTADYARALLSLAHPNESFAAIERRVALRMRRQHILTRPEPPRIWVIVEEAALRRRIGGSAVWLEQLDRLLEAVDQPNITLQVLADHVGGPALADGAFTMLRFTESDLPDIVYLQQLTSALYLDKQADLAAYRAVANMLSVHASPPQYTRGLLEALRDRQPPTVDEPTGMN; via the coding sequence ATGGGTGCTCCGGACGTGCGACTCTCGGGCGAATCTTCTTTTCCTAGAACGAATCCCGGCCCGGACGGTGGTCCGACGGTGCTGCGGATGCTGCTGGGCGGTCGATTGCGGCGATTACGCGAGGCCGCGGGCATCTCCCGCGAGGACGCGGGTGAGTCGATCCGCGGATCCCACTCCAAGATCAGCCGTTTGGAGCTCGGCCGCACCGGATTCCGCGAACGCGACCTGGTGGACCTGCTCGCGCTCTACGGCGTGACGGACCCGACCGAGCGCGAGGAGTTCCTCGAGCTCGCCCGACAGGCCAACGCGTCCGGCTGGTGGCACCGCGACAACGACTGGCTGCCGAAGTGGTTCGACACCTACCTCGGCCTGGAACAGGCGGCCAGACTGATCCGCTGCTACGAGCCGAGGGCGGTGCCCGAGCTGCTACAGACCGCCGACTACGCGCGGGCCCTGCTGTCCCTCGCGCACCCCAACGAGTCGTTCGCGGCGATCGAACGCCGGGTGGCGTTGCGGATGCGCCGCCAGCACATCCTCACCCGGCCGGAACCGCCCCGGATCTGGGTGATAGTGGAAGAGGCCGCGTTGCGCAGGCGCATCGGTGGTTCGGCGGTCTGGCTCGAGCAGCTGGACCGGCTGCTCGAGGCGGTCGATCAGCCCAACATCACGCTGCAGGTGCTCGCCGACCATGTCGGTGGCCCGGCCCTGGCCGACGGCGCCTTCACCATGCTGCGCTTCACCGAGTCCGATCTGCCCGACATCGTCTATCTCCAGCAACTGACCAGCGCGCTGTATTTGGACAAGCAAGCCGATCTCGCCGCCTACCGGGCCGTCGCCAACATGCTCTCGGTGCACGCGTCGCCGCCCCAGTACACGCGCGGGTTGCTGGAAGCGCTGCGCGATCGTCAGCCGCCCACCGTGGACGAGCCGACCGGGATGAACTGA
- a CDS encoding fused (3R)-hydroxyacyl-ACP dehydratase subunits HadA/HadB: MTPHIDAPSAAGQAAALVGRHFRLADHYEVGREKIREFAQAVQDHHPAHWSEDAAARLGYGGLVAPLTFPAMVWLQMQRTMFETELTGYDVSQVLHTEQRVRVHRPIVAGDELVSDCTFESFRRFGERDLIVIRNLLSDGAGRPLQTTFSTVIAQTGVAMTGDLAAAVAGVMMSGQGAAARGGATRQHCAARLTERATSPPHALDDSDRRGLVRFEDLRVGDELPARHVPLSRGDLVNYAGVCGDTNPIHFSDEVARAVGLPDVVAHGLLTMGLGAGYLTSWLGEPGAVVDYGVRFAGFAPVPADRNSTIEFSGRVKELDPGRRAATVQVGAMSGARKLFGRGSARVLLA, translated from the coding sequence ATGACGCCGCACATCGACGCACCCTCGGCCGCCGGGCAAGCCGCAGCGCTTGTCGGACGGCACTTCCGGCTCGCCGACCACTACGAGGTCGGCCGGGAGAAGATCCGCGAGTTCGCCCAGGCCGTGCAGGACCATCACCCGGCGCACTGGAGCGAGGACGCCGCGGCGAGGCTCGGCTACGGCGGACTGGTCGCGCCGCTGACCTTTCCTGCGATGGTGTGGCTGCAGATGCAGCGGACGATGTTCGAGACCGAATTGACGGGCTACGACGTCAGCCAGGTGCTGCACACCGAGCAGCGGGTGCGGGTGCACCGGCCGATCGTCGCGGGCGACGAGCTGGTCTCCGACTGCACGTTCGAGTCGTTCCGGCGGTTCGGCGAGAGGGATCTGATCGTCATCCGGAATCTGCTCAGCGACGGCGCGGGGCGGCCGCTGCAGACGACGTTCAGTACCGTCATCGCGCAGACCGGCGTCGCGATGACGGGCGATCTCGCGGCCGCGGTGGCGGGCGTGATGATGAGCGGTCAGGGGGCCGCGGCGCGCGGCGGCGCTACCCGGCAGCACTGTGCGGCTCGGCTCACCGAGCGCGCGACGAGCCCGCCGCACGCGCTCGACGACAGCGATCGACGCGGCCTCGTCCGCTTCGAGGACCTACGCGTCGGCGACGAATTGCCCGCGCGCCACGTGCCGCTCTCGCGCGGCGATCTGGTCAACTACGCGGGCGTCTGCGGCGACACCAACCCCATCCATTTCAGCGATGAGGTCGCCAGGGCGGTCGGGCTGCCCGACGTCGTCGCGCACGGGCTGCTGACCATGGGCCTCGGCGCGGGATATCTGACGTCGTGGCTCGGCGAGCCCGGCGCGGTGGTCGACTACGGCGTGCGCTTCGCCGGTTTCGCGCCGGTGCCCGCGGACCGGAACAGCACGATCGAATTCAGCGGCCGCGTCAAGGAATTGGATCCGGGGCGGCGCGCCGCGACCGTGCAGGTCGGGGCCATGTCCGGTGCTCGCAAATTGTTCGGCCGGGGCAGCGCGCGCGTCCTGCTCGCCTGA
- a CDS encoding lipase family protein: protein MRSLRALLLTTLLIASVAMGHAAADPPAVPAPPALPDLSGLPAVPHVSGSLLPGVQEWIDRVIPPPPIVSTPRQDGAVLETAGVSPTLAALHEASLPAGVGDPIFDHWPPGLADYAPGEIIEVRDVTATAGLLVLVPFRQALLMKYRTTDAHGRPSFATATLVVPAGAWAGPGDRPVVVNNLPIDALGRDCTPGYSFANGWTDNTSVTDFIPPTTQLAVLRGYAVLIPDHEGPWMAYAEPYVAGHAVLDGIRAVRDLLPEEFGASAFGMFGYSGGAIATHGAVKLIEDYAPELSEVVVGAALGGVPADYEILARSMNGNLASAVFMAAVFAIGRERPEILARMNNLAKWIATSPVKDLCGSGFGAIGVLMLPIDIAANYPDPLRSEVAAEIYRVTRMENMPSAVPLYIYNGDQEFWIPAEGARNLYREQCELGVSAVYRGVLGEHLIGAVTGYPEAMLWLDERLRGVPAVSEC from the coding sequence ATGAGATCTTTGCGTGCCCTGCTCCTGACAACGCTGCTGATCGCTTCGGTGGCGATGGGCCACGCCGCGGCCGATCCGCCCGCCGTGCCCGCACCGCCCGCCCTGCCCGATCTGTCCGGACTGCCCGCGGTGCCCCATGTTTCGGGATCGCTGCTGCCTGGTGTGCAGGAATGGATCGACCGGGTGATTCCGCCGCCACCGATCGTTTCGACGCCGCGCCAGGACGGCGCGGTGCTGGAGACCGCGGGCGTCTCGCCGACGTTGGCCGCGCTGCACGAGGCCTCGCTGCCCGCCGGGGTGGGCGATCCGATCTTCGATCACTGGCCGCCCGGCCTCGCCGACTACGCGCCGGGCGAGATCATCGAGGTCCGTGATGTCACCGCGACGGCCGGCCTGCTCGTTCTCGTGCCGTTCCGCCAGGCGCTGCTGATGAAGTACCGCACCACCGACGCGCACGGCAGACCGTCGTTCGCCACCGCGACCCTGGTCGTGCCCGCCGGCGCGTGGGCCGGTCCCGGCGATCGCCCGGTGGTGGTCAACAACCTGCCGATCGACGCGCTCGGCCGCGACTGCACCCCTGGTTACAGCTTCGCCAACGGCTGGACCGACAACACGAGCGTCACCGACTTCATTCCGCCCACAACGCAATTGGCGGTACTGCGCGGGTACGCGGTGCTGATCCCCGATCACGAGGGCCCGTGGATGGCCTACGCCGAACCGTATGTGGCGGGCCACGCGGTGCTGGACGGTATCCGCGCCGTGCGCGATCTGCTGCCGGAAGAATTCGGCGCCAGCGCTTTCGGCATGTTCGGCTATTCCGGCGGGGCCATCGCCACGCACGGCGCGGTCAAGCTGATCGAGGACTACGCGCCGGAACTGTCCGAAGTCGTGGTCGGCGCCGCGCTGGGCGGTGTACCCGCCGATTACGAGATCCTGGCGCGCAGCATGAACGGCAATCTGGCCTCCGCGGTCTTCATGGCCGCGGTGTTCGCCATCGGCAGGGAGCGCCCGGAAATCCTGGCCAGGATGAACAACCTGGCCAAATGGATCGCGACCTCACCGGTGAAAGACCTGTGCGGCAGCGGCTTCGGCGCCATCGGCGTGCTGATGCTGCCCATCGACATCGCCGCGAACTACCCCGATCCACTCCGCTCGGAGGTCGCCGCCGAGATCTACCGCGTGACACGCATGGAGAACATGCCCTCGGCGGTCCCGCTCTACATCTACAACGGCGACCAGGAATTCTGGATCCCGGCCGAAGGCGCGCGCAACCTCTACCGCGAACAGTGCGAGCTCGGTGTGTCCGCGGTCTATCGCGGGGTGCTCGGCGAGCATCTGATCGGAGCGGTGACCGGATACCCCGAGGCGATGCTGTGGCTGGACGAGCGCTTGCGCGGTGTGCCCGCCGTGAGCGAATGCTGA
- a CDS encoding lipase family protein has product MVVAVAGASHSEPLYPAPDPDPFYAAPPDLAGKKPGDVLAVRQMPPLVIFPDTTVTLVRFRSTNSTGKPIAATTTVLTPKAHRQDGPLLSFQHIINGLGAECSVSRVLYTGDPNLIVREAPGWNVLLQRGWTVALPDHLGPQFAYGAAKLGGQITLDGIRAVKQVSELRLAQSPTALVGYSGGGMATAWAAALAPEYAPELQLAGAAMGGVPMNLVKMLEGLGLGSHPVFGLALAAGLGLEREYPERFPLSEQLNDRGLAARDAIANSCTNDIIATGAGRGAMDFAKTTSMIDDRDARAVVEENSLELYAGVPRTPVFEWHSPIDGLVPVDAIVNTDRRWCAAGVPVQAEQIPVPDHLTAAVLGIPAVLSWLDARFRGEPAPSNC; this is encoded by the coding sequence ATGGTGGTGGCGGTGGCCGGAGCGAGCCATAGCGAACCGCTCTATCCCGCGCCGGACCCGGATCCGTTCTATGCCGCGCCACCGGACCTGGCCGGCAAGAAACCCGGCGACGTGCTGGCGGTGCGCCAGATGCCGCCGCTGGTGATCTTCCCGGACACCACCGTCACCCTGGTGCGTTTCCGCTCGACCAACTCCACGGGCAAACCGATCGCGGCCACCACGACGGTGCTGACCCCGAAGGCGCACCGGCAGGACGGCCCGTTGCTGTCCTTCCAGCACATCATCAACGGGCTCGGCGCCGAGTGCTCGGTCTCCCGGGTGCTCTACACCGGCGATCCGAATCTGATCGTGCGCGAGGCGCCCGGCTGGAATGTGCTGTTGCAGCGCGGCTGGACCGTGGCGCTGCCCGATCACCTCGGCCCGCAGTTCGCCTACGGCGCGGCGAAACTGGGCGGTCAGATCACCCTGGACGGCATCCGCGCGGTCAAGCAGGTGTCCGAATTGCGGCTGGCGCAGAGCCCGACCGCGCTGGTCGGTTATTCCGGCGGCGGGATGGCCACCGCGTGGGCGGCCGCGCTCGCGCCGGAGTACGCACCGGAACTCCAGCTCGCGGGCGCCGCGATGGGCGGTGTGCCGATGAACCTGGTCAAGATGCTCGAGGGCCTCGGCCTCGGTTCGCATCCGGTGTTCGGTCTCGCGCTGGCCGCGGGCCTCGGCTTGGAACGCGAGTATCCCGAGCGGTTCCCGCTCAGCGAGCAGCTCAACGATCGCGGGCTGGCCGCGCGCGACGCCATCGCCAACAGCTGCACCAACGACATCATCGCTACCGGCGCGGGACGCGGCGCGATGGACTTCGCGAAGACGACCTCGATGATCGACGACCGCGACGCGCGCGCGGTGGTGGAGGAGAACAGCCTCGAGCTCTACGCCGGTGTGCCGCGCACGCCGGTGTTCGAATGGCATTCTCCGATCGACGGATTGGTTCCGGTCGACGCGATCGTCAATACCGACCGCAGGTGGTGCGCGGCGGGCGTGCCGGTGCAGGCCGAGCAGATTCCGGTGCCCGATCACCTGACCGCTGCGGTTCTCGGCATCCCCGCCGTGCTGAGCTGGCTCGACGCCCGCTTCCGCGGCGAACCCGCGCCGAGCAACTGCTGA
- a CDS encoding DUF2599 domain-containing protein, with the protein MRQRTRTAHDRRPRLARGAGFTLLVSVAVAGCGGEEASISTPSTTVARALSATTSATPTPPPITSTDPATPIAAQPTVDPYEGIPLVDHVEWTENVDGPRLLVFPSEAGRRTTYPGSDERAWQEVLTQSPAADAPGMRDQFVCHWDWARLVQPNKPSWNLEPWRPAVGYPATVQASCNPGGPER; encoded by the coding sequence GTGAGACAGCGGACGCGGACAGCACACGACCGGCGACCGCGCCTGGCGCGCGGTGCGGGGTTCACGTTGCTGGTGTCCGTCGCGGTCGCCGGATGCGGGGGCGAGGAGGCATCCATCTCGACGCCATCCACCACAGTCGCGCGGGCGCTGTCCGCCACCACCTCCGCGACGCCGACGCCTCCGCCGATCACGAGCACCGATCCCGCGACGCCCATCGCCGCGCAGCCGACGGTCGATCCCTACGAGGGCATTCCGCTCGTCGACCACGTCGAGTGGACCGAGAACGTGGACGGCCCACGCCTGCTCGTCTTTCCCTCGGAGGCGGGCCGCCGCACCACCTATCCCGGTTCGGACGAGCGGGCCTGGCAGGAAGTGCTCACCCAGTCCCCCGCCGCGGACGCCCCCGGCATGCGCGACCAGTTCGTCTGCCACTGGGACTGGGCGCGGCTGGTGCAGCCGAACAAGCCGAGCTGGAATCTCGAACCGTGGCGGCCCGCCGTCGGCTACCCCGCCACCGTGCAGGCCTCGTGCAACCCGGGCGGACCCGAACGCTGA
- a CDS encoding NAD(P)H-binding protein, with translation MRIVIAGGHGKIALLLAETLAAAGHSVSSLIRNPDHADDVAATGARPVLLDLERTELPALVDALAGADAVVFAAGAGAGSGAARKYTVDKGGSVLLADAAERAGVRRFVQISTMGAGQPPAPGTDEVWAAYIDAKTQAEDDLRARDLDWTILRPGRLLDTEATGLVTLSQYPIGRDSIARADVAAVLAALLSAPNTVRTTLALVAGDTPVADAVSAIGS, from the coding sequence ATGCGCATCGTGATCGCCGGTGGACACGGCAAGATCGCCCTGCTGCTCGCCGAAACGCTCGCCGCCGCAGGTCACTCCGTATCGAGCCTGATCCGCAACCCCGACCATGCCGACGATGTCGCCGCCACCGGAGCCCGCCCCGTCCTGCTCGATCTGGAACGAACCGAGCTGCCCGCGCTCGTCGACGCGCTCGCCGGTGCCGATGCCGTCGTCTTCGCGGCGGGCGCGGGGGCAGGCAGTGGCGCGGCCCGCAAGTACACCGTCGACAAGGGCGGCTCGGTGCTGCTCGCCGACGCCGCCGAGCGGGCGGGTGTGCGCCGTTTCGTGCAGATCTCGACCATGGGGGCTGGTCAGCCGCCCGCGCCGGGTACCGACGAGGTGTGGGCCGCTTATATAGATGCCAAAACCCAAGCCGAGGACGATCTTCGGGCCCGCGATCTGGACTGGACCATCCTCCGCCCCGGCCGGTTGCTCGACACCGAGGCCACCGGACTGGTCACTCTGAGCCAGTATCCGATCGGTCGCGACAGCATTGCCCGCGCCGATGTCGCCGCCGTTCTCGCCGCCCTTCTGTCCGCTCCGAACACCGTGCGCACCACGCTCGCGCTCGTCGCGGGGGATACGCCAGTGGCGGACGCGGTCTCCGCAATTGGTAGCTGA
- a CDS encoding helix-turn-helix domain-containing protein: protein MIAEPNDDGLVQSVVAERGPTVLRIALGGQLRKLRESCNITREAAGDAIRGSHAKISRLELGRTGFKERDIRDLLTLYGVSDPLEREQFLTLARQANEPGWWHRYSDLLPSWFGTYLGLEQAANKIRTYEAHLVPGLLQTPEYARAVLALGYDDADTDRRVAVRQRRQEILHRTDPPIVWAVIDEAALHRPVGGPQVHREQMEHLIALAALPNVTIQVLPYSAGEHAAAGSSFSILRFAEPELPDIVYLEHLTSALYLDRRQDLALYLSVMDRLSVQALPPQKSIEILSSYATGLATITPPH from the coding sequence ATGATCGCAGAACCCAACGACGATGGCCTGGTGCAATCGGTTGTCGCGGAGCGTGGTCCGACCGTGCTCCGGATCGCCCTCGGTGGGCAATTGCGCAAACTACGCGAGAGTTGCAACATCACCCGCGAGGCCGCCGGTGACGCGATCCGTGGTTCGCACGCCAAGATCAGTCGTCTCGAGTTGGGCCGCACCGGTTTCAAAGAACGCGACATCCGCGATCTGCTGACCCTCTACGGCGTCAGCGATCCGCTGGAACGCGAACAGTTCCTGACGCTGGCAAGGCAGGCCAACGAACCCGGTTGGTGGCACCGTTACAGCGATCTGCTGCCGTCTTGGTTCGGCACTTACCTCGGCCTCGAGCAGGCGGCCAACAAGATCCGCACCTACGAAGCGCATCTCGTGCCCGGCCTGCTACAGACGCCCGAATACGCAAGGGCCGTACTGGCTCTCGGCTACGACGACGCCGACACCGATCGGCGCGTGGCCGTGCGTCAGCGCAGGCAGGAGATCCTGCACCGCACCGACCCGCCGATCGTCTGGGCGGTGATCGACGAGGCCGCGCTGCACCGTCCGGTGGGCGGGCCGCAGGTGCACCGCGAGCAGATGGAACATCTCATCGCGCTGGCCGCCCTGCCGAATGTCACCATCCAGGTCCTGCCGTACTCGGCGGGCGAGCACGCGGCCGCGGGCAGCTCCTTCAGCATCCTGCGCTTCGCCGAGCCCGAGCTACCCGACATCGTGTACCTCGAGCATCTGACCAGCGCGCTGTACCTGGACCGCAGGCAGGATCTGGCGCTGTACCTTTCGGTGATGGACCGCCTGAGCGTACAGGCCTTGCCGCCGCAGAAGTCGATCGAGATCTTGTCGTCCTACGCGACCGGACTTGCGACGATCACCCCTCCGCACTGA
- a CDS encoding DUF397 domain-containing protein encodes MSGTTTHKITSAWRKSSFSGPSGGNCVEVAEVSNGLVAVRNSRDPEGAVLFYTRPEIDAFVRGAKAGEFDDLTS; translated from the coding sequence ATGTCGGGTACAACCACGCACAAGATCACGAGCGCCTGGCGCAAGAGTTCGTTCAGCGGACCGAGCGGCGGCAACTGCGTCGAAGTGGCGGAGGTGTCGAACGGGCTGGTCGCCGTACGCAACTCGCGCGATCCCGAGGGCGCGGTCCTGTTCTATACGCGTCCGGAGATCGACGCGTTCGTCCGCGGTGCGAAAGCTGGAGAATTCGACGATTTGACTAGCTGA
- a CDS encoding SAM-dependent methyltransferase, with protein sequence MPEDHSPLIRTDIPHSARIWNYWMGGKDYYEIDRIAGDAGIEVDPDITTMAVQSRQFLIRAVRYLASEVGIRQFLDIGTGLPTMQNTHEVAQSVAPDAKIVYVDNDPLVLTHARALLTSTTPEGVTTYVDCDFHDTEQIVADARNVLNFNKPIAVMFMGVLGHAKTYDELLRIVHTVLDAVPSGSYLVMWDGTDDSKEYVTLCENYTGTGGVPYVPRPQAQIKAVFDGLEMVEPGFTSITQWRAQNAEVGEIRPISAYGAVARKP encoded by the coding sequence ATGCCCGAAGACCACAGCCCACTCATCCGGACCGACATTCCCCATTCCGCGCGAATCTGGAACTACTGGATGGGCGGCAAGGACTATTACGAAATCGACAGGATCGCCGGCGACGCGGGCATCGAGGTCGACCCCGACATCACCACCATGGCCGTGCAGTCGCGGCAGTTCCTGATCCGCGCGGTCCGCTACCTGGCCAGCGAGGTCGGCATCCGCCAGTTCCTCGACATCGGCACCGGCCTGCCGACCATGCAGAACACCCACGAGGTCGCGCAGAGCGTGGCGCCGGACGCGAAAATCGTTTATGTGGACAACGATCCGCTGGTGCTGACCCACGCGCGGGCGCTGCTGACCAGCACGACGCCGGAGGGTGTCACCACCTACGTGGACTGCGACTTCCACGACACCGAGCAGATCGTCGCCGACGCGCGCAACGTGCTCAACTTCAACAAGCCGATCGCTGTCATGTTCATGGGCGTGCTCGGCCACGCCAAGACCTACGACGAGCTGCTGCGCATCGTGCACACGGTGCTCGACGCCGTGCCTTCGGGCAGCTACCTGGTGATGTGGGACGGCACCGACGACAGCAAGGAGTACGTGACCCTCTGCGAGAACTACACCGGCACCGGTGGCGTTCCGTACGTGCCGCGGCCGCAGGCCCAGATCAAGGCCGTCTTCGACGGATTGGAGATGGTGGAGCCGGGCTTCACCTCCATCACCCAGTGGCGCGCCCAGAATGCCGAGGTGGGCGAGATCCGGCCCATTTCCGCGTACGGCGCCGTGGCGCGGAAACCCTGA